In Bradyrhizobium sp. WD16, the genomic stretch TGGGTTGGTCGCTGGCGGGGCTGCCCTCGATCCTGCGTTGTTCGCGGACGGTTGCCCAGGATGGGGTGGTCGGGGGCGTGAAGTTCGACGCGAACGATCGCTTTTGCCTTGAGGGGCAGCGCCTGATCGTCGTGAGCGGTACCTACGGTGCCGACGGGGCCGAATATCGCACGGAGATCGATACCTATTCGCGGATCGTCTCGCACGGCTCTGCCGGCGCAGGGCCTGCTTGGTTCGAGGTCCGCACCAAGTCGGGGCAGGTCATGGAGTTCGGCCACACGGCCGACTCGCAGATTCTGGCGCAGGGCAAGACCTCGGCGCGGGCCTGGGCAGCCAGCAAGGTGGCGGATTCCAAAGGCAATTATTTCGCCGTCCGCTACACCAACGACGCGACGAACGGGCAGTACTATCCAGTCGAGATCGATTATACGGGGAACGCTGCGGCGAGCGTGGCGCCCTACAACAAAGTGCAGTTCGTCTATGCGGCTCGGCCCGATGTGATCCCGCAGTATCAGGCGGGTTCATTGGTGCAGACCACCGTGCGCATGACGGATGTGAGGACGTTTGTGGGCGCGGCGCTAGTTGCGGATTACAAGTTCGTCTATGAGCAAAGTGGACCGGCCAGTCGCAGCCGCCTCGTCAGCGTGACTGTCTGTGAAGGCGGAGGGAGTTGCCTGCCCGCGACCACTGTAAATTGGACGAGTGCCACGGCCAGCCTTACCGCTCCGCAGCAGTGGATTGCACAGTATGTAATCAATGCAGGCTGGACAGACGACAATATCTATCCGCGGATGCTGGTCGATGTGAACGGCGACGGGCTGCCTGACGTGGTCGGCTTTGGAGGAGACGGCGTTGATGTTTCGCTTAATACAGGCACGAGCTTTGGCCCGCTGCAGAATTGGATTGCGTATTTCGTGCCGGCTGCTGGTTATCAGGACAACAATGTCAACCCCAGGATGCTGGCTGATGTGAATGGCGACGGGCTGCCGGACGTGGTCGGATTTGCAGCGACAGGCGTCTATGTCTCGCTCAATACCGGAACGAGCTTTGGCAACCCGCAGCTGTGGACTGCGTATTTCGCGACGGCTACTGGCGCTGGCCGCCATTCTGGCGGCAATGCTACTGGCTATCAGGACAACAATATCAACCCCAGAATGCTGGCTGATGTGAACGGCGACGGGCTGCCGGATGTGGTCGGGTTTGCAGATTCGGGCGTCTATGTCTCGCTCAATACCGGAACGAGCTTTGGCGCGCCGCAGCTGTGGATTGCGTATTTCGTGACGGCTGCTGGCTATCAGGACAACAATGTCAACCCCAGGATGCTGGCTGATGTGAATGGCGACGGGCTGCCGGATGTGGTCGGGTTTGCAGCGACAGGCGTCTATGTCTCGCTCAATACCGGAACGAGCTTTGGCACCCCGCAGCTGTGGATTGCACAGTATGTAATCAATGCAGGCTGGACAGACACCAATACCTATCCACGGATGCTGGTCGACGTGAATGGCGACGGGCTGCCTGACGTGGTCGGCTTTGGAGGAGATGGCGTTGATGTTTCGCTTAATACAGGCACGAGCTTTGGCCCGCTGCAGAATTGGATTGCGAATTTCGTGTCGGCTGCTGGCTATCAGGGCAACAATGTCTACCCCAGGATGCTGGCTGATGTGAATGGCGACGGGTTGCCGGATGTCGTCGGGTTTGCGGCGACGGGCGTCTATGTCTCGCTCAATACCGGAACGAGCTTTGGCACCCCGCAGCTGTGGGTTGCGTATTTCGTGAAAAATGCTGGTTTTAGCGACAGCAATACCTATCCCCGAATGTTGGCTGACCTGAATGGCGACGGGTTGCCGGATGTCGTCGGGTTTGCAGCGACGGGCGTCTATGCCTCGCTCAATGCGGGAGCGAACTTTGGCCCGCCGCCTGATATTGTGAGTTCACTATCGACCGGCCTCGGCACGAAGACGGCAATCAGTTATCTGCCTGCGACGAACAAGTCGGTGGCCACGAAGGGGACCGGCACTGCGTTTCCGCTGCTTGACCTCTCAGCGCCGGTTTTTCTGGTCTCTCAGGTCGATGCGTCGAATGGCATCGGTGGGACCTACAGCTCGCGCTACACCTATTCCGGCGGGCGCGTTGATACGCGCGGCCGCGGGTTCCTGGGATTTGCCCAGACCACCATCAAGGACCTGCAGACGGGCGTCGTCGAGGCGACAAACTATCGTCAGGACTTCCCGTTCATTGGCGTGGCGAGCTCATCGACCAGGACACTGGGCACGCAGATCCTGAGCCAGTCGGCCAGCAGCTACCAGTTCAGCAACGCCAGCGGCGGCACGACGATCAGCCCGGCCAGCGCACCGTACCGCATGTGGCTGTCGCAGAACGTCAGCAGCAGCCAGGATCTCGACGGCACGGCGCTGCCGACGGTGACCACCGGCTACCAGTACGACAGCTACGGCAATCCGACCCAGGTCTCGGCCTCGACGTCGGATGGCTTCAGCAAGACGACGGTCAACACCTATGCCAACGATACCACCAACTGGTACCTAGGGCGATTGATTGGGGCCGCTGTGACCAGCTCAACGCCGT encodes the following:
- a CDS encoding FG-GAP-like repeat-containing protein; translated protein: MAGALGLVRGAWVKGISLAAFGSVLLHPMAVRAEPMSVPGKFAVSASGAATYSIPISLPPGSAGMEPSLKLEYNNQSGNGLLGVGWSLAGLPSILRCSRTVAQDGVVGGVKFDANDRFCLEGQRLIVVSGTYGADGAEYRTEIDTYSRIVSHGSAGAGPAWFEVRTKSGQVMEFGHTADSQILAQGKTSARAWAASKVADSKGNYFAVRYTNDATNGQYYPVEIDYTGNAAASVAPYNKVQFVYAARPDVIPQYQAGSLVQTTVRMTDVRTFVGAALVADYKFVYEQSGPASRSRLVSVTVCEGGGSCLPATTVNWTSATASLTAPQQWIAQYVINAGWTDDNIYPRMLVDVNGDGLPDVVGFGGDGVDVSLNTGTSFGPLQNWIAYFVPAAGYQDNNVNPRMLADVNGDGLPDVVGFAATGVYVSLNTGTSFGNPQLWTAYFATATGAGRHSGGNATGYQDNNINPRMLADVNGDGLPDVVGFADSGVYVSLNTGTSFGAPQLWIAYFVTAAGYQDNNVNPRMLADVNGDGLPDVVGFAATGVYVSLNTGTSFGTPQLWIAQYVINAGWTDTNTYPRMLVDVNGDGLPDVVGFGGDGVDVSLNTGTSFGPLQNWIANFVSAAGYQGNNVYPRMLADVNGDGLPDVVGFAATGVYVSLNTGTSFGTPQLWVAYFVKNAGFSDSNTYPRMLADLNGDGLPDVVGFAATGVYASLNAGANFGPPPDIVSSLSTGLGTKTAISYLPATNKSVATKGTGTAFPLLDLSAPVFLVSQVDASNGIGGTYSSRYTYSGGRVDTRGRGFLGFAQTTIKDLQTGVVEATNYRQDFPFIGVASSSTRTLGTQILSQSASSYQFSNASGGTTISPASAPYRMWLSQNVSSSQDLDGTALPTVTTGYQYDSYGNPTQVSASTSDGFSKTTVNTYANDTTNWYLGRLIGAAVTSSTP